The proteins below come from a single Streptomyces sp. B3I8 genomic window:
- a CDS encoding S1 family peptidase: MSHKRIPKRKAVIAVGGVAALGAAALLLPNANASQTDSDDTTPRTFKAVDVPALSSRLQDRLGDTFAGAYYDADTKRIVVNVVGDDDSTMNAVQEAGAVPHQVRNSTDALENAAKTLRTDATIPGTAWAVDPKTNEIRVTADSTVTGATWDKLQSTVKSLGSGMATLKKSEGTLKTFVSGGDAIFGGNARCSLGFNVTAGDGSPAFLTAGHCGVAADQWADDQNGQPIAAVDQATFPGDGDFSLVKYDDPATQAPSEVNVGGGQVVKITQAAEATVGQQVFRMGSTTGLHDGSVLGLDATVNYAEGTVTGLIQTDVCAEPGDSGGSLFTQDGSAVGLTSGGSGDCTAGGETFFQPVTTALQATGATLGDGGGDQAGGQAGDQAGDQAGDQSGDQAGDQAGGDAQAGGDAQAGGDAQAGGDAQAGGAGLESAHHGHRRGR; the protein is encoded by the coding sequence TTGAGTCACAAACGCATACCCAAGCGCAAAGCCGTCATCGCGGTGGGTGGCGTCGCGGCACTCGGAGCGGCGGCGCTCCTGCTGCCCAACGCCAACGCCTCGCAGACGGACTCGGACGACACCACGCCCAGAACGTTCAAGGCGGTCGACGTCCCCGCCCTCTCCTCCCGGCTCCAGGACCGGCTCGGCGACACCTTCGCGGGCGCCTACTACGACGCGGACACCAAGCGGATCGTCGTCAACGTCGTGGGTGACGACGACAGCACGATGAACGCCGTCCAGGAGGCGGGCGCGGTACCGCACCAGGTGCGCAACAGCACCGACGCGCTCGAGAACGCCGCGAAGACGCTGCGTACGGACGCCACGATCCCCGGCACGGCCTGGGCGGTCGACCCGAAGACCAACGAGATCCGGGTCACCGCCGACAGCACCGTCACCGGCGCCACGTGGGACAAGCTCCAGTCGACCGTCAAGAGCCTCGGCTCCGGCATGGCGACCCTCAAGAAGTCCGAGGGCACCTTGAAGACGTTCGTCTCCGGCGGCGACGCCATCTTCGGCGGCAACGCGCGCTGCTCCCTCGGCTTCAACGTCACCGCGGGCGACGGCAGCCCGGCGTTCCTGACGGCGGGTCACTGCGGGGTCGCGGCGGACCAGTGGGCAGACGACCAGAACGGACAGCCCATCGCCGCGGTCGACCAGGCCACCTTCCCCGGTGACGGCGACTTCTCCCTGGTCAAGTACGACGACCCGGCCACGCAGGCGCCCAGCGAGGTGAACGTGGGCGGCGGTCAGGTCGTGAAGATCACCCAGGCCGCGGAGGCGACGGTCGGGCAGCAGGTGTTCCGGATGGGCAGCACCACGGGGCTGCACGACGGATCGGTGCTCGGCCTCGACGCCACGGTGAACTATGCCGAGGGAACGGTGACCGGGCTCATCCAGACCGACGTGTGCGCGGAGCCGGGGGACAGCGGGGGGTCGCTGTTCACCCAGGACGGCAGCGCGGTCGGGCTCACGTCCGGGGGCAGCGGGGACTGCACGGCGGGGGGCGAGACGTTCTTCCAGCCGGTGACGACCGCGTTGCAGGCGACGGGGGCGACGTTGGGGGACGGCGGGGGTGATCAGGCCGGCGGTCAGGCGGGTGACCAGGCCGGTGACCAGGCAGGCGATCAGAGTGGTGACCAGGCCGGTGACCAGGCCGGTGGGGACGCGCAGGCCGGTGGGGACGCGCAGGCCGGTGGGGACGCGCAGGCCGGTGGGGACGCGCAGGCCGGCGGGGCCGGGCTGGAGTCGGCGCACCACGGGCACCGGCGCGGTCGCTGA
- a CDS encoding DUF2118 domain-containing protein produces the protein MQFRQQALAKLQSPEELDLPVRLARPQGWLVLCVTVLVMAAASVWAVTGSVPSTVDAPAVLTHAEGSYVLQSPVAGQVTAVLVKEGERLSAGAPVVKVRTREGDAVVRTVAAGRISALAADIGRIVQAGTDIAAVEKVAHADDPLYATVYVPARNAASVPENAVVDLTVQSAPAQRYGVLRGRVVRVDRTAQTRTRIAAFLGDSSLARQFTADGPPVAVLVRLPTSSTTKSGYRWSSADGPPFRLTSMTTATASVRLTDRRPLDWLLP, from the coding sequence GTGCAGTTCCGACAGCAGGCCCTCGCCAAGCTGCAGTCGCCCGAGGAGCTCGATCTCCCGGTGCGGCTGGCCCGCCCGCAGGGCTGGCTGGTGCTCTGCGTGACCGTCCTCGTCATGGCGGCCGCCTCGGTGTGGGCGGTCACCGGCTCGGTGCCGTCCACCGTCGACGCCCCCGCCGTCCTCACCCACGCGGAGGGCAGTTACGTCCTGCAGAGCCCTGTCGCCGGGCAGGTGACCGCGGTCCTGGTGAAGGAGGGCGAACGGCTGTCCGCCGGCGCCCCGGTCGTCAAGGTCCGTACGCGCGAGGGTGACGCGGTGGTGCGTACGGTCGCCGCGGGACGGATCTCCGCGCTCGCCGCCGACATCGGCCGCATCGTGCAGGCCGGTACGGACATCGCCGCCGTGGAGAAGGTCGCGCACGCCGACGACCCGCTGTACGCGACGGTGTACGTCCCCGCGCGGAACGCGGCCTCCGTCCCGGAGAACGCGGTCGTCGATCTCACCGTGCAGTCGGCGCCCGCCCAGCGGTACGGGGTGCTGCGCGGGCGGGTCGTCCGGGTCGACCGCACCGCCCAGACCCGTACCCGGATCGCCGCGTTCCTCGGCGACAGCTCGCTCGCCCGGCAGTTCACCGCGGACGGCCCCCCGGTGGCCGTCCTGGTACGGCTGCCGACCTCGTCCACCACGAAGAGCGGTTACCGCTGGTCGTCCGCGGACGGACCGCCGTTCCGGCTCACCTCGATGACCACGGCCACCGCCTCGGTCCGGCTGACCGACCGGCGTCCCCTCGATTGGCTGCTGCCGTGA
- a CDS encoding iron-containing redox enzyme family protein, with translation MTDRTPRRAGPAALPTPRGPLSTTVLDHLHHPEAPHPLPDTATTTADPYGEDLHLALYTCYELHYRGFPGIDPDLEWNPALLRLRAALEDRFLTALRMDAPAHKTLSDALEDLLVEPVDTPGTPTATGASHFLRDEGTPEHLREYAAHRSLYHLKEADPHAWVLPRLWGRPKAAMAAVEFDEYGGGRPDRVHAQLFADLMTDLGLDTTYGHYLDDTCAEMLANVNLMSLFGLHRGLRGALVGHFADVEITSSPGSRRLAEAMRRAGAGPAARFFYDEHVEADAVHEQIVRRDVIGGLLEQEPELEDDITFGIDATEYLEGRFGDRLLAAWRAGRSSLRTPLPPAEVPVPRSSARQDR, from the coding sequence ATGACCGACCGCACGCCCCGCCGGGCAGGCCCCGCCGCCCTCCCCACCCCCCGCGGCCCCCTCTCCACCACCGTCCTCGACCACCTCCACCACCCCGAAGCCCCCCACCCCCTGCCCGACACCGCCACCACCACCGCCGACCCCTACGGGGAGGACCTCCACCTCGCCCTCTACACCTGCTACGAGCTCCACTACCGCGGCTTCCCCGGCATCGACCCCGACCTCGAGTGGAACCCCGCCCTCCTCCGCCTCCGCGCCGCCCTGGAAGACCGCTTCCTCACCGCCCTGCGCATGGACGCCCCCGCCCACAAGACGCTCTCCGACGCCCTGGAGGACCTCCTCGTCGAGCCGGTCGACACCCCCGGCACGCCCACCGCGACCGGCGCCTCCCACTTCCTGCGCGACGAGGGCACCCCGGAGCACCTGCGCGAGTACGCCGCCCACCGCTCCCTGTACCACCTCAAGGAGGCCGACCCGCACGCGTGGGTCCTCCCCCGCCTCTGGGGCCGCCCGAAGGCGGCGATGGCGGCCGTGGAGTTCGACGAGTACGGCGGCGGCCGCCCCGACCGCGTGCACGCCCAGCTCTTCGCCGACCTCATGACCGACCTGGGGCTGGACACGACGTACGGCCACTACCTCGACGACACGTGCGCCGAGATGCTCGCCAACGTCAACCTCATGTCCCTGTTCGGCCTGCACCGGGGCCTGCGCGGCGCCCTCGTCGGGCACTTCGCCGACGTCGAGATCACCTCCTCCCCCGGCTCCCGCCGGCTGGCGGAGGCGATGCGGCGGGCCGGCGCCGGACCGGCCGCCCGGTTCTTCTACGACGAGCACGTCGAGGCGGACGCCGTCCACGAGCAGATCGTCCGCCGGGACGTCATCGGCGGCCTGCTGGAGCAGGAACCCGAACTGGAGGACGACATCACCTTCGGCATCGACGCGACGGAGTACCTGGAAGGCCGCTTCGGCGACCGGCTCCTGGCGGCCTGGCGGGCGGGGCGGTCCTCCCTGCGCACCCCTTTGCCGCCCGCCGAGGTGCCCGTCCCCCGGTCGTCGGCACGGCAAGATAGGTGA
- a CDS encoding Ppx/GppA family phosphatase yields the protein MRVSVVDVGSNTVRLVVADAVGGIPLPVHTAKWRLRLSEHVEPGGPVPEEAVERLVAAVAAADAAARRWGAPDPSAFATAVVRNAPNRQEVLDAVRAGTGVPLCTLPGEVEGELTFLGARRWMGWRSGPLALLDIGGGTLEVAFGRGRLPDFVASLPLGARRLTHEFFADEDDPPSAESIRAMRRAVRHQLRDAAARIRWEGPRTAVATSRTFQQLARLCGAAPGRRGPFVERELHRDELGRQLDRLAGLPAAERAHLPGISAPRAGQSLAGAVVGHTAMKLTGIKTVTISPWAIREGILLRHIEDGPTWWSTIAQTPTDPHPAPPVPLRVAPRSAP from the coding sequence ATGCGTGTGAGTGTGGTGGACGTGGGGTCGAACACGGTACGGCTGGTGGTCGCGGACGCGGTCGGCGGCATACCGCTGCCGGTGCACACCGCGAAGTGGCGGCTGCGGCTCTCCGAGCACGTCGAGCCGGGCGGTCCCGTGCCCGAGGAGGCCGTGGAGCGCCTGGTGGCGGCGGTCGCCGCGGCCGACGCGGCGGCGCGGCGGTGGGGTGCCCCCGACCCGTCGGCCTTCGCCACGGCCGTCGTACGCAACGCGCCCAACCGTCAGGAGGTGCTGGACGCCGTACGGGCCGGCACCGGGGTGCCGCTGTGCACGCTGCCCGGCGAGGTCGAGGGCGAGCTGACGTTCCTCGGGGCCCGGCGGTGGATGGGCTGGCGTTCGGGGCCGCTGGCCCTTCTCGACATCGGCGGCGGCACGCTGGAGGTGGCGTTCGGTCGGGGCCGGCTGCCGGACTTCGTGGCCTCGCTGCCGCTGGGGGCGCGCCGGCTGACGCACGAGTTCTTCGCGGACGAGGACGACCCGCCGTCGGCGGAGAGCATCCGGGCGATGCGGCGCGCGGTCCGCCACCAGTTGCGGGACGCGGCCGCGCGGATCCGCTGGGAGGGCCCGCGCACGGCGGTCGCGACCTCGCGCACGTTCCAGCAGCTCGCCCGGCTCTGCGGGGCCGCGCCGGGCCGGCGCGGCCCGTTCGTGGAACGGGAGCTGCACCGGGACGAGTTGGGCCGGCAGCTCGACCGCCTGGCCGGCCTCCCCGCGGCCGAACGCGCCCACCTCCCCGGCATTTCCGCACCGCGGGCCGGCCAGAGCCTGGCGGGCGCGGTGGTCGGCCACACGGCGATGAAACTGACGGGCATCAAAACCGTGACGATCTCCCCCTGGGCGATCCGCGAGGGCATTCTCCTCCGCCACATAGAGGACGGCCCCACCTGGTGGTCGACCATCGCCCAGACCCCCACGGACCCCCACCCCGCCCCTCCGGTCCCCCTGAGAGTGGCCCCACGAAGCGCCCCGTAG
- a CDS encoding NHLP family bacteriocin export ABC transporter peptidase/permease/ATPase subunit, with product MTPAQETLPPRGRRRAAPPRRTRPSGTPRTPRGRRRTVRTPTVLQMEAVECGAASLAMVLGHYGRHVPLEELRIACGVSRDGSRASNLLKAARSYGLTAKGMQMDTAALAEVAAPAILFWEFNHYVVYDGTGRRFGRRGVFVNDPGKGRRFVPREEFDTGFTGVVLVMEPGESFTEGGRRPGVFGALPARLRGTAGTLPAAVLASLLLVVVGAAVPALSRTYIDTFLIGGQTSSLGVLFASMAACVLLTVVLTWLQQANLLRGRLISSTLSSARFLRHLLRLPVTFFAQRSPADLVQRLGSNDAVAETLARDLAAAGVDAVVVVLYALLLYTYDPQLTFVGIGVALLNIVAMRVVVRLRATRTAKLRADTARLTNTAYTGLQLIETMKATGGEDGYFRTWAGQHATTLEEQQRLGVPSAWLGVVAPTLATLNSALILWIGGLRAVEGHLSVGLLVAFQALVARFTAPLTRLNGVAGRVQDFAADVARLKDVESFRADPLHTRGTGRTSTRRLQGHVELANVSFGYSPLDEPLLTGFDLTVGPGRQVALVGGSGSGKSTVSRLIAGLYTPWEGVIRIDGQRLDDIPRGALAASVSFVDQDVFLFEGSVRDNVALWDPSVPDEAVVAALRDAALYEVVARRPGGIHSRVEQDGRNFSGGQRQRLEIARALVRDPSILVLDEVTSALDAETEQVVMDNLRRRGCACVVIAHRLSTVRDSDEIVVLDRGTIVERGRHAQLVAAGGAYAALVRER from the coding sequence GTGACCCCTGCACAGGAAACCCTCCCCCCGCGCGGCCGGCGCCGCGCGGCCCCGCCGAGGCGCACCCGGCCGAGCGGCACCCCCCGCACCCCGCGGGGGCGGCGCCGCACCGTGCGCACCCCCACCGTGCTGCAGATGGAGGCGGTGGAGTGCGGGGCCGCCTCCCTGGCCATGGTGCTCGGCCACTACGGCCGGCACGTGCCGCTGGAGGAGCTGCGGATCGCCTGCGGCGTCTCCCGCGACGGCTCACGCGCGAGCAACCTCCTGAAGGCGGCGCGCAGTTACGGGCTGACCGCCAAAGGCATGCAGATGGACACCGCCGCCCTCGCCGAGGTGGCGGCGCCCGCCATCCTGTTCTGGGAGTTCAACCACTACGTCGTCTACGACGGCACCGGCCGCCGCTTCGGCCGGCGCGGTGTGTTCGTCAACGACCCCGGAAAGGGCCGCCGGTTCGTGCCGAGGGAGGAGTTCGACACCGGTTTCACCGGGGTCGTCCTCGTCATGGAACCCGGCGAGAGCTTCACCGAGGGCGGCCGCCGTCCCGGGGTGTTCGGTGCGCTCCCGGCGCGGCTGCGCGGCACCGCGGGCACGCTGCCCGCCGCCGTCCTGGCCAGCCTGCTGCTGGTGGTGGTCGGGGCGGCCGTGCCCGCGCTGAGCCGTACGTACATCGACACCTTCCTCATCGGCGGGCAGACCTCCTCGCTGGGCGTGCTGTTCGCCTCCATGGCGGCGTGCGTGCTGCTCACGGTGGTGCTGACCTGGCTGCAACAGGCCAATCTGCTGCGCGGCCGGCTCATCTCCTCCACCCTGTCCAGCGCCCGCTTCCTGCGCCATCTGCTGCGGCTGCCGGTCACGTTCTTCGCCCAGCGCAGCCCCGCCGACCTCGTCCAGCGCCTCGGCTCCAACGACGCCGTCGCCGAGACCCTCGCCCGGGACCTGGCGGCGGCGGGCGTGGACGCGGTGGTCGTCGTGCTGTACGCGCTGCTGCTCTACACCTACGACCCCCAGCTCACCTTCGTCGGCATCGGGGTGGCGCTGCTCAACATCGTGGCGATGCGGGTCGTCGTACGGCTGCGGGCGACCCGGACGGCGAAGCTGCGCGCGGACACCGCACGGCTCACCAACACCGCTTATACGGGCCTGCAGTTGATCGAGACGATGAAGGCGACCGGCGGCGAGGACGGCTACTTCCGCACCTGGGCCGGGCAGCACGCCACCACGCTGGAGGAGCAGCAGCGCCTCGGGGTGCCGAGCGCCTGGCTGGGCGTGGTGGCGCCGACGCTCGCCACGCTGAACAGCGCGCTGATCCTGTGGATCGGCGGGCTGCGCGCGGTCGAGGGGCATCTCTCGGTGGGGCTGCTGGTCGCCTTCCAGGCACTGGTCGCCCGGTTCACCGCGCCGCTGACCCGGCTCAACGGGGTGGCGGGCCGGGTCCAGGACTTCGCGGCGGACGTGGCCCGGCTCAAGGACGTGGAGAGTTTCCGCGCCGACCCGCTGCACACCCGGGGCACCGGCCGGACGTCCACGCGACGGCTCCAGGGGCACGTCGAGCTGGCGAACGTCTCCTTCGGCTACAGCCCGCTCGACGAGCCGCTGCTCACCGGGTTCGACCTGACCGTCGGGCCGGGCCGGCAGGTGGCGCTGGTGGGCGGCTCGGGCAGCGGCAAGTCGACGGTGTCCAGGCTGATCGCGGGTCTGTACACGCCGTGGGAGGGCGTCATCCGGATCGACGGACAGCGCCTCGACGACATCCCGCGCGGCGCGCTCGCCGCCTCCGTCTCCTTCGTCGACCAGGACGTGTTCCTCTTCGAGGGCTCGGTCCGCGACAACGTGGCGCTGTGGGACCCCTCGGTGCCCGACGAGGCGGTGGTGGCGGCGCTGCGGGACGCGGCACTGTACGAGGTCGTCGCGCGCCGCCCGGGCGGGATCCACAGCCGGGTCGAGCAGGACGGCCGCAACTTCTCCGGCGGTCAGCGCCAACGTCTCGAGATCGCGCGGGCGTTGGTGCGCGACCCGAGCATCCTGGTGCTGGACGAGGTGACCAGCGCGCTGGACGCGGAGACCGAACAGGTCGTCATGGACAACCTGCGGCGGCGCGGCTGCGCCTGCGTGGTGATCGCGCACCGGCTGAGCACCGTGCGCGACAGCGACGAGATCGTGGTCCTCGACCGCGGCACGATCGTCGAACGCGGCCGGCACGCGCAACTGGTCGCGGCCGGCGGGGCGTACGCGGCCCTGGTCAGGGAGCGGTGA
- a CDS encoding NHLP bacteriocin export ABC transporter permease/ATPase subunit, producing the protein MDHAPHADQVGHAGEVDPVLSALGGLGTSLDRAADGSRLDLDGPQVLWLVTSGALDLYAVDAAAQGHWHHLGRLEPGALLLGPVAGPRHTLVARPVRECAVRRIALRELYQQAETATWSYDAYGNPQYVPPATSPLEHALALGVGRGLSVLFQAPMAGEAAATPADDDVFWMQVPPGSVAYGSLYGAEAAADLLMDPGLWQGLVDQQYRLLTTLDRWIEELERGHENRTAAGIRAGEAARAQADRTLLASLGPTTGATGAAGRRATAADTDATYAVCALVAEAAGLALTDPARGGAGSERLDPVERIALASRVRTRTVRLAGRWWREDIGPLVGRRALSGAPVALLWRRGGYVAVHPATGRETPVEKVNAVEFEPGAVMFYRPLPERRLSLPRLARFVLRGSRRDLGRLLLSTVVTLTIGALVPVATGKVLGSFVPRAREDLIGRMCLAVIVAGVVSAAFTLLQNMTLLRLEGRIEATLQPAVWDRLLRLPTAFFAERSTGELASAAMGVSAIRRLLAGIAPVLVQSVTVGAMNFGLLLWYSVPLALAALGMLVVIAAVFLGLGLWQVRWQRRLNVLTNKLNNQAYQTLRGLPKLRVAAAENYAYAAWARQFARSRELQRGVGGIKNLNTVLGAVYLPLCSLLMFMLLAGPARGSLSAAAFLTFSTAVTMVLTSVTQLTGAFVSAVAALPLLEEIRPVLDTPPEVRSGSTPPGELSGALEARRLSFRYGDDGPLVLDDVSFAVRPGEFVAVVGPSGCGKSTLLRLLIGFDRPVSGSVLYDGQDLSALDRSAVRRQCGVVLQHAQPMTGSILDVIRGTEPCTPEEAMAAAELAGLGEDIRRMPMGLHTIVQGSGSLSGGQRQRLMIAQALLRRPRVLFLDEATSALDNATQRTVIESTRALNATRVVIAHRLSTVLDADRVVVMEDGKVVQEGPPGELLSQENGRLRELVRRQLA; encoded by the coding sequence ATGGATCACGCGCCCCACGCGGACCAAGTGGGCCACGCGGGCGAGGTCGACCCGGTGCTGTCCGCCCTCGGCGGGCTCGGCACCTCCCTGGACCGCGCGGCGGACGGGTCCCGGCTGGATCTGGACGGCCCCCAGGTGCTGTGGCTGGTGACGTCCGGCGCGCTGGACCTGTACGCGGTGGACGCGGCCGCTCAGGGACACTGGCACCACCTGGGCCGGCTGGAGCCGGGGGCGCTGCTGCTCGGCCCGGTCGCGGGGCCGCGCCACACCCTGGTCGCACGCCCGGTGCGGGAGTGCGCGGTGCGCCGCATCGCGCTGCGCGAGCTGTACCAGCAGGCGGAGACGGCGACCTGGTCCTACGACGCCTACGGCAACCCGCAGTACGTGCCGCCGGCCACCAGCCCGCTGGAGCACGCCCTGGCGCTCGGCGTCGGCCGCGGGCTGTCCGTCCTGTTCCAGGCGCCGATGGCGGGCGAGGCGGCGGCCACGCCCGCGGACGACGACGTGTTCTGGATGCAGGTGCCCCCGGGCAGCGTGGCGTACGGCTCGCTGTACGGGGCCGAGGCCGCGGCCGACCTGCTGATGGACCCGGGGCTGTGGCAGGGCCTGGTCGACCAGCAGTACCGGCTGCTGACCACGCTCGACCGGTGGATAGAGGAACTGGAACGCGGCCACGAGAACCGTACGGCGGCGGGCATCCGCGCCGGTGAGGCGGCCCGCGCGCAGGCCGACCGGACGCTGCTCGCCTCCCTCGGCCCCACGACCGGTGCGACCGGCGCAGCCGGCCGGCGCGCCACGGCCGCCGACACGGACGCCACCTACGCCGTGTGCGCGCTGGTCGCCGAGGCGGCCGGCCTGGCCCTCACCGACCCCGCGCGGGGCGGCGCCGGCAGCGAACGCCTCGACCCGGTGGAGCGCATCGCCCTCGCCTCCCGGGTGCGCACCCGGACCGTGCGGCTGGCCGGACGCTGGTGGCGGGAGGACATCGGTCCGCTGGTGGGCCGGCGGGCCCTGTCCGGGGCGCCGGTGGCGCTGCTGTGGCGGCGCGGCGGCTATGTCGCGGTGCACCCGGCGACGGGGCGCGAGACGCCGGTGGAGAAGGTCAACGCGGTGGAGTTCGAACCGGGGGCGGTGATGTTCTACCGCCCGCTGCCCGAGCGGCGGCTGTCCCTGCCGCGGCTCGCCCGGTTCGTGCTGCGCGGCAGCCGCCGCGACCTGGGCCGGCTGCTGCTGAGCACCGTGGTGACGCTCACGATCGGCGCGCTGGTGCCGGTGGCCACCGGCAAGGTGCTCGGCTCGTTCGTGCCGCGGGCCCGCGAGGACCTGATCGGCCGGATGTGCCTGGCGGTGATCGTGGCGGGCGTCGTCTCGGCGGCGTTCACGCTGCTGCAGAACATGACGCTGCTGCGCCTGGAGGGCCGCATCGAGGCGACGCTCCAGCCGGCCGTGTGGGACAGGCTGCTGCGGCTGCCGACCGCGTTCTTCGCCGAGCGGTCCACCGGCGAACTGGCAAGCGCCGCGATGGGGGTGAGCGCGATCCGGCGGCTGCTCGCCGGAATCGCGCCGGTGCTCGTGCAGTCGGTGACCGTCGGCGCGATGAACTTCGGCCTGCTCCTGTGGTACAGCGTGCCGCTGGCGCTGGCCGCGCTCGGCATGCTGGTGGTGATCGCCGCCGTGTTCCTGGGGCTCGGGCTGTGGCAGGTGCGTTGGCAGCGGCGGCTGAACGTGCTCACCAACAAGCTGAACAACCAGGCGTACCAGACCCTGCGGGGGCTGCCGAAGCTGCGGGTCGCGGCGGCCGAGAACTACGCCTACGCCGCCTGGGCACGGCAGTTCGCGCGCAGCCGGGAACTGCAGCGCGGGGTGGGCGGGATCAAGAACCTCAACACCGTGCTGGGCGCGGTCTATCTGCCGCTGTGCTCGCTGCTGATGTTCATGCTGCTGGCCGGTCCGGCGCGCGGGTCCCTGTCGGCGGCGGCGTTCCTCACCTTCAGCACCGCTGTGACCATGGTGCTCACCTCGGTGACCCAACTCACCGGCGCGTTCGTGTCGGCGGTGGCCGCGCTGCCGCTCCTGGAGGAGATCCGCCCGGTGCTCGACACCCCGCCCGAGGTCCGTTCCGGCAGCACACCCCCGGGCGAACTGAGCGGGGCGCTGGAGGCGCGGCGGCTGTCGTTCCGGTACGGCGACGACGGCCCGCTCGTCCTGGACGACGTGTCGTTCGCCGTCCGGCCGGGCGAGTTCGTGGCGGTCGTCGGGCCGAGCGGCTGCGGCAAGTCGACGCTGCTGCGGCTGCTGATCGGCTTCGACCGGCCGGTCTCCGGCAGCGTCCTGTACGACGGCCAGGACCTCTCCGCGCTGGACCGCTCCGCGGTACGGCGGCAGTGCGGGGTGGTGCTGCAGCACGCGCAGCCGATGACGGGGTCGATCCTGGACGTCATCCGGGGCACCGAGCCGTGCACCCCGGAGGAGGCGATGGCGGCGGCCGAACTGGCCGGGCTCGGAGAGGACATCCGCCGGATGCCGATGGGGCTGCACACGATCGTGCAGGGCAGCGGCTCGCTCTCGGGCGGCCAGCGCCAGCGCCTGATGATCGCCCAGGCGCTGCTGCGCCGCCCCCGTGTCCTCTTCCTCGACGAGGCGACGAGCGCGCTGGACAACGCCACGCAGCGCACGGTGATCGAGAGCACCCGCGCGCTCAACGCCACACGCGTGGTCATCGCCCACCGCCTCTCCACGGTGCTGGACGCGGACCGTGTGGTGGTCATGGAGGACGGCAAGGTGGTGCAGGAGGGCCCGCCCGGCGAGCTCCTGTCCCAGGAGAACGGCCGCCTGCGCGAACTGGTACGGCGGCAGCTGGCCTGA
- a CDS encoding type A2 lantipeptide — translation MNSTPQVETAEISDADLDAVSGGLSLHAVGTVTGLVDGVAPVSGVVNTAVNTVEGVTGLNTAPVTGLVAGL, via the coding sequence ATGAACTCCACCCCCCAGGTCGAGACCGCCGAGATCTCGGACGCCGACCTCGACGCCGTCTCGGGCGGGCTGTCCCTCCACGCCGTCGGCACCGTCACCGGCCTGGTGGACGGCGTCGCCCCGGTGTCCGGTGTGGTGAACACGGCCGTCAACACCGTCGAGGGTGTCACGGGCCTGAACACCGCCCCGGTCACCGGCCTGGTCGCCGGTCTCTGA